The stretch of DNA AAAACCAAGGCCCTTGGAAATGCCGGTTACATCGACTTTTTCGCCTTTCTTGAAAATGTCGACTTTGATCAGATCACCGACATTAATGTCGCCTTCAAATTGTATTTCCCGCAGCATGCGGGCCGGCTCAACGCCGCCTTTCTCAAAATGACCCATTATCGGTTTGTTGAAAAGCTTCTTCCGTTTTTCGCCGAAACCTACCTGAATCGCCTCGTAACCGTTTTTCTCGTCCGTCCGTCTGGCAACAACCGCGCAGGGACCAGCTTCGATAACAGATACCGGAATCGCCTGACCATCCTCACCGAAGACGCGTGTCATTCCAAGTTTTTTTCCAATAATTTCTTTCATCAGTTTACCACCATCAAGTCTTGATCTCAACATCAACGCCGGCCGGTAAATCAAGCTTCAT from candidate division Zixibacteria bacterium HGW-Zixibacteria-1 encodes:
- a CDS encoding 50S ribosomal protein L3, coding for MKEIIGKKLGMTRVFGEDGQAIPVSVIEAGPCAVVARRTDEKNGYEAIQVGFGEKRKKLFNKPIMGHFEKGGVEPARMLREIQFEGDINVGDLIKVDIFKKGEKVDVTGISKGLGFQGVMRRHGFGGAQTTHGQSDRRRAPGSIGSSSYPSRVFKGMRMAGKTGRDKVTVVNLEVVQVIEDQNLLLVRGAVPGKKGSLLRIRKTNRVR